Proteins encoded within one genomic window of Bacillus sp. F19:
- a CDS encoding alkaline phosphatase family protein, which produces MSNKVIAIVVDGMRYDKACEALGFIQHLVETNQAALYKVKSELPSLSRPLYEVLLTGTPASVNGITSNQAVRLSAEKSLFHLTKENGLRNGTVSYYWVSELYNRAPFHFIEDREQEDESQPIQYGKFYWDDDYPDSHVLMDAEALRRKYDPHFLYIHPLGVDVKGEIFGSESKEYREQILKMGSLLAQLLPIWIKEGYHILITSDHGMSETGNHGGITDGERDVPLFIISPKVEPGVYSEVVPQLAFAPLVCELLNIEPSNKMISYQLPGLKGKITL; this is translated from the coding sequence ATGTCAAATAAAGTAATAGCAATTGTTGTTGATGGTATGAGATATGACAAAGCATGTGAGGCTCTTGGATTTATTCAACATCTAGTTGAAACAAATCAGGCAGCACTTTACAAAGTAAAGTCAGAACTCCCAAGTCTTTCCCGTCCATTATATGAAGTGTTACTAACGGGTACACCGGCATCAGTGAACGGAATTACGTCCAATCAAGCTGTTCGCTTATCTGCTGAGAAAAGTCTCTTCCATCTTACGAAAGAAAACGGCTTAAGAAACGGAACGGTATCGTATTACTGGGTAAGCGAACTTTATAATCGCGCGCCATTCCATTTTATTGAAGATCGTGAGCAAGAGGATGAATCTCAGCCGATTCAATATGGAAAATTTTATTGGGATGATGACTATCCAGACAGTCATGTGTTAATGGATGCAGAAGCCTTGCGCAGAAAGTATGACCCGCACTTTTTATATATCCATCCGCTCGGTGTAGATGTAAAAGGAGAAATTTTCGGTTCAGAATCGAAAGAATATCGTGAACAAATCTTAAAAATGGGAAGCTTGCTGGCACAGCTGTTGCCAATTTGGATCAAAGAAGGTTACCACATTTTAATTACATCTGATCATGGCATGAGTGAAACGGGCAACCATGGCGGCATAACTGATGGTGAGCGTGATGTACCGCTCTTTATCATCAGTCCAAAAGTTGAGCCTGGCGTTTACAGTGAAGTAGTTCCGCAATTAGCTTTTGCACCGCTCGTTTGTGAACTTTTAAATATTGAGCCGTCCAATAAAATGATTTCATATCAATTGCCAGGTCTGAAAGGGAAAATAACCCTTTAA
- a CDS encoding DeoR/GlpR family DNA-binding transcription regulator, giving the protein MSVLPEERKNEILKELNKMGKVKVVELVDQFNVSEETIRRDLMILEEKGLLKRVYGGAIKIVFEFEEPPFTQRTTVNQEAKVKVGKKAVELISNGDVIAIDVGTTMLEFAQCIENKKDITILTNSLPVSSVLTESLNQNKFTGQILLLGGQIDPKQQSICGGLTEQMLNQFNIDKAFISAGGVSIQNGISNYHLRETLVSRKMVDVSKQVILLTDFSKFGVDTFSKVCPLEKVDVIVCEQPFPEEWRNHSKLEEINWIQA; this is encoded by the coding sequence ATGTCTGTTTTGCCAGAAGAAAGAAAGAATGAAATTTTAAAAGAACTGAACAAAATGGGAAAAGTAAAAGTTGTGGAATTAGTTGATCAATTTAATGTTTCAGAGGAAACGATTCGACGCGATTTGATGATATTAGAGGAAAAAGGACTTTTAAAGAGGGTTTACGGTGGAGCGATTAAAATAGTCTTTGAATTTGAGGAGCCTCCATTCACACAGCGTACAACGGTGAATCAAGAAGCGAAAGTCAAGGTTGGGAAAAAAGCAGTAGAACTCATTTCTAACGGAGATGTGATTGCCATTGATGTAGGAACAACCATGCTTGAATTTGCGCAGTGTATTGAAAATAAAAAAGACATTACGATTTTAACCAATTCTCTTCCTGTGTCATCTGTGTTGACCGAATCGCTCAATCAAAATAAGTTTACAGGACAAATTCTATTACTAGGTGGACAAATTGATCCAAAGCAGCAATCTATATGCGGGGGTCTCACTGAACAAATGTTAAATCAATTTAATATTGATAAAGCGTTCATTTCAGCTGGCGGTGTTTCTATTCAAAATGGGATTAGTAACTATCATTTACGTGAAACATTAGTTTCACGCAAGATGGTCGATGTATCAAAGCAAGTTATATTGCTAACGGATTTCTCTAAATTTGGTGTCGACACATTTTCTAAAGTTTGTCCTCTAGAAAAAGTCGATGTGATTGTCTGCGAGCAGCCATTTCCTGAGGAATGGAGAAATCATTCAAAATTAGAGGAAATCAATTGGATTCAAGCGTAG
- a CDS encoding Cof-type HAD-IIB family hydrolase produces MSFIAIDLDGTLLNDQNEISEENIKAIQYAQDRGFEVVISTGRAYFDVQTICEKAGISPFVIGTNGATIHSKSGKCISSITITKDCVESILQWLDERNYYYEVFTDKAIYTLKKGREHFHNEIKSLKSADLNTDMKELVEVAERQFDQFGYVLVENYHDILKQEEEFYNILACSFDKKKLGEAWNQFKKFDELMVVSSADHNIEMTSKRASKGMALEKLAFMMNGSLEQAMAIGDSNNDLSMFQKVGYSVAMGNAKDVIKAVCTTTTLKNDENGVAYAIYRYMENFVVQK; encoded by the coding sequence ATGAGTTTTATTGCGATAGATTTAGACGGAACATTATTAAACGACCAGAATGAAATTAGTGAAGAAAATATAAAGGCGATTCAATATGCCCAAGATAGAGGCTTTGAAGTAGTTATTTCAACAGGACGGGCTTATTTTGACGTTCAAACAATTTGTGAAAAAGCAGGGATTTCCCCATTTGTAATCGGGACAAATGGCGCGACCATTCATTCAAAAAGCGGAAAGTGCATTTCTTCTATTACAATAACTAAAGATTGTGTCGAATCTATTCTTCAATGGTTAGATGAACGGAATTATTATTATGAAGTGTTTACTGATAAAGCCATTTATACTCTTAAAAAGGGAAGAGAACATTTCCATAATGAGATTAAAAGTTTGAAAAGCGCAGATTTGAATACAGATATGAAAGAATTAGTTGAAGTAGCGGAAAGGCAATTTGACCAGTTTGGATATGTTTTAGTTGAAAACTATCATGATATCTTAAAACAGGAGGAAGAATTCTATAACATTTTAGCATGTTCTTTTGATAAAAAGAAATTAGGGGAAGCATGGAACCAATTCAAAAAGTTTGATGAGTTGATGGTTGTTTCATCTGCTGATCATAACATTGAAATGACTAGTAAAAGAGCTTCAAAAGGAATGGCCCTTGAAAAATTGGCTTTCATGATGAATGGCTCCTTAGAACAGGCTATGGCAATCGGGGACAGCAACAATGATTTATCCATGTTCCAGAAAGTTGGATACAGCGTAGCGATGGGAAATGCGAAAGATGTCATAAAAGCTGTTTGTACAACGACAACCCTTAAAAATGATGAGAATGGGGTAGCTTATGCGATTTATCGATATATGGAGAACTTCGTGGTTCAAAAATAA
- a CDS encoding ABC transporter permease subunit, which produces MKSSLTFHRVLVGLLIIYLLIPLVGTFLFSIAGKWDHTILPESYTMKWYIELFQDERFYDAFQRTLFLIVMSVGLSVVIMIPTIFIITVYFAKWEGLLQAAAMLPYGIPPIVGAVGLIKVYSDGPIQIAGTPWILIGAYFITILPFMYQGIRNSLRTVNAVQLVDAAELLGATKFQAFRTVVFPNIISGILVSTLLSVALLFSEFAFANLLVGGRFETLQIYLADKLNSSGHLTSAIVITYYTVILLLTGTVLKLTFRNKKNPVGTNKKRILSFLKKQHRHKNTALEGEK; this is translated from the coding sequence ATGAAATCTTCATTGACTTTTCATAGAGTGCTGGTTGGATTACTAATTATTTATTTATTAATTCCGCTAGTAGGAACATTTTTATTCTCGATTGCCGGTAAATGGGATCATACCATTTTGCCTGAGAGTTATACAATGAAATGGTATATTGAATTATTTCAAGACGAACGGTTTTATGATGCTTTTCAACGAACGCTGTTTTTAATTGTCATGTCTGTCGGTCTTAGTGTTGTTATTATGATTCCGACTATTTTTATCATCACAGTATATTTCGCTAAATGGGAAGGATTGCTACAAGCAGCAGCTATGCTTCCTTATGGAATTCCTCCTATTGTTGGAGCTGTTGGATTAATCAAGGTATATTCAGATGGACCAATTCAAATTGCCGGAACACCTTGGATTTTAATTGGTGCTTATTTCATAACCATTCTGCCATTTATGTATCAAGGTATTCGTAACAGTCTTCGTACGGTTAATGCTGTGCAGCTTGTTGATGCAGCTGAATTACTAGGTGCTACAAAATTTCAGGCGTTTCGCACAGTGGTGTTTCCCAATATTATATCTGGGATTTTAGTGTCTACCTTATTATCAGTCGCTCTTTTATTTAGTGAGTTTGCTTTTGCCAATTTGCTTGTCGGGGGCCGATTTGAAACCCTTCAAATTTATCTTGCTGACAAACTAAACAGCAGTGGTCACTTAACAAGTGCAATTGTTATTACTTATTATACAGTGATTTTACTTTTAACGGGGACTGTATTAAAACTTACATTTAGAAACAAAAAAAATCCTGTCGGGACAAATAAGAAGCGAATTCTTTCATTTTTAAAAAAACAACACCGTCATAAAAATACTGCTTTAGAAGGTGAAAAATAA
- a CDS encoding ABC transporter ATP-binding protein: protein MSYVTIDQVTKGYENQVVLNDISITLIKGEFATLLGQSGCGKSTLLRSIAGLEGVDAGRILIDGKDITNLSPRQREVGMVFQSYALFPNMSVFDNIAYGLKMKKVKDIKSRVKKMIEMVDLIGKEESYPHQLSGGQQQRVALARALVMEPKVLLLDEPLSALDAKIRKSLQKELKRIQKELDITTIFVTHDQEEAMTMSDRIFVMNKGQVVQSGSPSEIYTSPVNTFVAKFIGNYNVFNMEVFRKLVRSTELKGNEVAIRPEVLQLVSVGEGNLDLQENWGIRGFIKEVSMTGNVLRYEVETEESAFHVDYLHHRGKMFEQGARVHILVPKKECIIL, encoded by the coding sequence ATGAGCTATGTAACCATCGATCAAGTGACTAAGGGGTATGAAAATCAAGTCGTTTTAAATGACATTTCTATAACATTAATAAAAGGAGAATTTGCTACACTTCTTGGGCAAAGCGGATGCGGAAAAAGTACATTATTACGTTCCATTGCGGGGCTTGAAGGCGTTGATGCAGGAAGAATCTTAATTGATGGAAAAGATATTACTAATCTATCACCACGTCAGCGTGAAGTCGGTATGGTGTTTCAGTCTTATGCACTTTTCCCAAATATGAGCGTTTTTGATAATATTGCTTACGGCCTTAAAATGAAGAAGGTAAAAGATATTAAATCAAGAGTAAAAAAGATGATAGAGATGGTTGATTTAATAGGAAAAGAAGAGTCTTATCCTCATCAATTATCTGGCGGGCAACAGCAGAGGGTTGCTCTTGCACGTGCGCTTGTCATGGAGCCGAAAGTACTGCTTTTGGATGAGCCGTTAAGCGCATTGGATGCTAAAATTAGAAAAAGTTTGCAAAAAGAATTAAAGAGAATACAGAAAGAATTAGATATTACAACTATTTTTGTTACTCATGATCAGGAAGAAGCAATGACGATGTCTGATCGAATTTTTGTCATGAATAAAGGACAAGTTGTACAATCCGGTTCTCCATCAGAAATTTATACTTCTCCAGTCAATACATTTGTTGCAAAATTTATCGGAAATTATAATGTTTTTAATATGGAAGTTTTCCGTAAACTTGTTCGCAGCACAGAACTAAAAGGGAATGAAGTCGCCATTCGTCCTGAAGTTTTACAATTAGTTTCTGTTGGTGAAGGTAACTTGGATTTACAAGAGAACTGGGGAATTAGAGGGTTTATAAAAGAGGTTTCCATGACAGGGAATGTTTTAAGATATGAAGTAGAAACAGAGGAGTCCGCTTTCCATGTAGACTATCTTCACCACCGAGGAAAAATGTTTGAGCAAGGAGCACGCGTTCATATTCTTGTACCGAAGAAAGAATGCATTATTTTATAA
- a CDS encoding ABC transporter permease subunit, giving the protein MPKIKKQKIYLLALLLPFILFVIGFEIGPLVAMIKNSFYADDGIQVTINQYITIFKSKFYLQAIQNSLVISLFSAVTSVIIAVIAAYSFTKFSQKIQNRLLMIANMTSNFEGIPLSFSYIILLGNNGLFTLLFSMIGWDVFADFNLYSWTGLILVYIYFQIPLAVMLIYPSYQGIKKQWKEASSLLGGSTFSFWLHIGIPVLLPSIVGTFSILFANAMGAYATAYALVGSNYNLLSLQIASLVASDVALKPQLGSAMGVLLAATMIGAMWFNERMMRRIRRDLR; this is encoded by the coding sequence TTGCCAAAAATAAAAAAACAAAAAATTTACTTATTAGCTCTTTTACTGCCATTTATTTTGTTTGTGATTGGATTTGAAATAGGACCATTAGTGGCAATGATTAAAAATAGTTTTTATGCAGACGATGGAATTCAAGTTACGATTAATCAATACATTACCATATTTAAAAGTAAATTTTACTTGCAAGCCATTCAAAATAGCCTTGTCATTTCCTTATTTTCTGCTGTGACTTCTGTGATTATAGCAGTCATTGCTGCCTATTCGTTTACGAAGTTCTCACAAAAAATACAAAATCGTTTACTGATGATTGCCAACATGACTTCGAACTTTGAGGGGATTCCCCTTTCATTTTCATATATTATTTTACTTGGAAACAATGGATTGTTTACGCTGCTTTTTTCTATGATTGGTTGGGATGTGTTTGCAGATTTTAATTTATATTCATGGACGGGCCTCATTCTTGTTTATATTTATTTTCAAATTCCACTTGCTGTTATGCTCATCTACCCGTCTTATCAAGGAATTAAGAAACAATGGAAAGAAGCCTCTTCATTATTAGGAGGGTCAACATTTTCATTTTGGCTTCACATTGGGATTCCAGTTCTTTTACCTAGTATTGTAGGTACATTCAGTATTTTGTTTGCTAATGCGATGGGAGCTTACGCTACAGCCTATGCATTAGTCGGCAGCAACTATAACTTATTGTCATTGCAAATTGCTTCTCTAGTTGCTAGTGACGTTGCATTAAAGCCTCAGCTAGGCAGTGCGATGGGAGTGCTTCTTGCAGCGACCATGATAGGGGCGATGTGGTTCAATGAACGAATGATGCGTCGCATTAGGAGGGATTTACGATGA
- a CDS encoding extracellular solute-binding protein: protein MNYTFKKNCYKSIQAVVLGVSVLGLAACGATEEDAAPVVKNPSSLTLKEIETKAKEEGTINSVGMPDSWANWGETWNEVMKKYTLEHNDTDLSSAEEIAKMESEGENATADIGDVGISFGPIAEQKELTMPYKTSYWDEVPDWAKDDNGDWVVGYQGTIAFFTNKELVDNPPKSWDDILKGDYKVTVGDVQRGTQNQMAVLAAAIAYGGDETNLQPGIDFFTKLAKQGRLSLTDAKPANIEKGEVEVALVWDFNALGYADQINRDQFDVSIPSEGSVVSGYATIINKYAKHPHAAMATREYILSDEGQINLAKGFARPIRDVELPKEVAEKMVPEEQYKKAKPIEDYKAWEETAKNLPQIWQEEVLVHVK from the coding sequence ATGAATTACACATTCAAGAAGAATTGTTACAAGTCTATTCAAGCTGTGGTGTTAGGAGTGAGTGTACTAGGATTAGCTGCTTGTGGAGCCACTGAAGAGGATGCTGCTCCAGTTGTTAAGAATCCAAGTTCGTTAACCCTGAAAGAAATTGAAACAAAGGCAAAAGAAGAGGGAACTATTAATAGTGTCGGTATGCCTGATTCATGGGCTAACTGGGGAGAAACGTGGAATGAAGTGATGAAAAAATATACATTGGAACACAATGATACAGATTTATCCAGTGCCGAAGAGATTGCCAAAATGGAATCTGAAGGAGAGAATGCAACAGCTGATATCGGCGATGTAGGGATTTCCTTTGGACCAATCGCGGAACAAAAAGAATTAACGATGCCATATAAAACTTCCTATTGGGACGAGGTACCTGACTGGGCAAAAGATGACAACGGAGATTGGGTTGTTGGCTACCAAGGAACGATTGCATTCTTTACTAATAAAGAATTAGTGGATAACCCGCCAAAGTCTTGGGATGACATATTAAAAGGAGATTACAAAGTAACAGTTGGAGATGTTCAGCGTGGTACACAGAACCAAATGGCCGTTCTTGCTGCCGCTATCGCTTACGGCGGTGATGAAACAAATCTCCAACCAGGAATTGACTTTTTTACTAAGCTTGCCAAGCAAGGCCGCCTTAGCTTAACTGATGCGAAGCCTGCTAACATCGAAAAAGGGGAAGTGGAAGTTGCCCTTGTTTGGGATTTCAATGCCCTTGGTTACGCTGACCAAATCAACCGTGATCAATTTGATGTATCGATTCCAAGCGAAGGTTCAGTCGTCAGCGGCTATGCAACGATTATTAACAAATATGCAAAGCATCCGCATGCAGCGATGGCAACTAGAGAATATATCTTAAGCGATGAAGGACAAATTAACTTAGCTAAAGGGTTTGCGCGTCCAATTCGCGATGTAGAACTTCCGAAAGAAGTAGCTGAAAAAATGGTTCCAGAAGAACAGTACAAAAAAGCAAAACCAATTGAAGATTACAAAGCTTGGGAAGAAACGGCTAAAAATTTACCGCAGATTTGGCAGGAAGAGGTGTTAGTCCATGTCAAATAA